In a genomic window of Candidatus Bathyarchaeota archaeon:
- a CDS encoding tRNA (cytidine(56)-2'-O)-methyltransferase (catalyzes the S-adenosyl-methionine-dependent 2'-O-ribose methylation of C56 in tRNA transcripts): protein MEHSKPTPPPSNPKIVVLRWGHRPQRDVRLTTHVALTARALCASGFILSDIVDAHLEETVTKITRAWGGDFHFEMGTSWKHAVRDWKNSGGVVVHLTAYGENIQTSDVMTRIKAQSRPVMLLVGSQKVPGEFYSSEVSDFNVAVGNQPHSECAALAIFLDRYFCGDELSKTFDKARIEIVPKDRGKEIKTHL, encoded by the coding sequence ATGGAACATTCCAAACCAACCCCGCCCCCAAGTAACCCCAAAATTGTGGTCCTACGCTGGGGACACCGACCGCAACGTGACGTACGCTTAACCACGCATGTCGCATTAACCGCTAGGGCGCTTTGTGCTTCGGGTTTCATACTCTCCGACATAGTTGATGCACACCTTGAGGAAACCGTGACAAAAATCACTCGAGCTTGGGGCGGAGACTTCCACTTCGAGATGGGTACCTCTTGGAAGCATGCAGTACGCGACTGGAAAAACAGCGGCGGTGTGGTGGTGCATCTCACCGCTTATGGCGAAAACATCCAGACAAGCGATGTCATGACCAGAATCAAGGCGCAGAGCCGACCCGTGATGTTGCTTGTCGGTAGCCAAAAGGTTCCCGGCGAATTTTACTCCTCAGAGGTGTCAGATTTTAATGTGGCTGTCGGGAATCAGCCTCATTCGGAATGTGCTGCTTTGGCGATTTTTTTGGACAGATATTTCTGTGGGGATGAACTCTCAAAAACGTTTGACAAGGCACGCATCGAAATTGTTCCCAAAGATCGCGGTAAAGAAATCAAGACGCATCTGTAA
- a CDS encoding flavodoxin domain-containing protein, which produces MNTLLVYGTRYGATADTANEIAKVLQSDGFEVKVVNAKKEKIKDISPYELVIVGSGLQIGKWTGEAEDFLKKHQNELNQKKFAIFASTMKSVSEREGKTEDLAKDRKMSIDDIVAKYSLHPVAEGFFGGILDFNKMNFLFRRTFGMIKPQLEADGFKESEPDVYDLRDMEEIRNWAKELAAKAKQ; this is translated from the coding sequence ATGAATACTCTTCTAGTTTATGGCACACGTTACGGCGCAACAGCAGACACCGCCAACGAAATAGCCAAAGTACTTCAAAGCGATGGCTTTGAGGTTAAGGTTGTCAACGCGAAAAAAGAGAAAATCAAAGACATATCCCCCTACGAACTCGTCATCGTCGGCAGCGGATTACAGATAGGAAAATGGACAGGAGAAGCCGAAGACTTCCTAAAAAAACATCAAAACGAACTAAACCAAAAGAAGTTCGCAATTTTTGCATCCACCATGAAATCCGTGTCTGAGCGTGAAGGAAAAACAGAAGACTTAGCAAAGGACCGCAAAATGAGCATCGACGACATAGTTGCCAAATATAGCCTCCACCCCGTAGCAGAAGGATTTTTCGGGGGAATCTTGGACTTCAACAAAATGAATTTTCTTTTCCGACGGACTTTTGGCATGATTAAGCCACAACTAGAGGCTGATGGCTTCAAAGAATCAGAGCCGGACGTGTATGATTTGAGGGATATGGAAGAAATCCGCAACTGGGCAAAAGAGTTAGCCGCCAAAGCGAAACAATAA
- a CDS encoding nascent polypeptide-associated complex protein — protein sequence MNPREQKRMMQRMGMNMDQVEDVQQVIIRTSTKNIVIDEPEVAILQVQGQKMYQVIGGQVSEQAPGKFGAEAAKPLFSEEDVQLVADQTGKSLEKAKEALKECGGDLAKAILLLQS from the coding sequence ATGAATCCCCGAGAACAGAAGCGCATGATGCAACGCATGGGTATGAACATGGACCAAGTAGAAGACGTCCAACAAGTCATCATCCGAACATCCACCAAAAACATCGTCATCGACGAACCCGAAGTGGCGATTCTGCAGGTACAGGGACAAAAAATGTATCAAGTCATCGGCGGACAAGTCAGCGAACAGGCTCCAGGCAAATTTGGCGCGGAAGCAGCAAAACCCCTCTTTAGCGAGGAAGATGTGCAGCTAGTCGCAGACCAAACAGGCAAAAGCCTCGAGAAAGCCAAAGAAGCCCTCAAGGAATGCGGCGGAGACCTAGCCAAAGCAATACTACTACTCCAATCCTAA
- a CDS encoding HDIG domain-containing protein: MSEALPSREQATKILVANLCPTPVIHHCIGVTDFAVKIAQKLQERGYSINSELVQAGAMLHDLGRAKSHSVAHSVVGAQLAQSLGLPESVVNIIKRHVGAGITADEAAALGWPNDNYVPQSLEEKVVAYADKRVGHRDPVPIEAEIQRLQKENKPAAAERVRKLHEEIVAMLGETP, from the coding sequence GTGAGTGAGGCGCTTCCGAGTAGGGAGCAAGCAACCAAAATTTTAGTCGCCAACCTTTGCCCCACCCCCGTCATTCACCACTGCATAGGCGTCACAGATTTTGCAGTAAAAATCGCCCAGAAACTCCAAGAACGGGGCTACTCCATCAACTCGGAACTGGTGCAGGCAGGCGCGATGTTGCATGACCTTGGACGCGCAAAAAGCCACTCCGTCGCTCACTCAGTGGTAGGCGCTCAACTTGCGCAGTCGCTGGGGTTGCCTGAGTCAGTGGTTAACATCATCAAGCGGCATGTCGGTGCAGGCATCACCGCAGATGAAGCCGCCGCGTTAGGTTGGCCAAACGATAACTATGTCCCCCAATCGCTGGAGGAAAAGGTGGTGGCTTACGCGGATAAACGCGTTGGACACCGTGACCCTGTGCCTATCGAAGCGGAAATCCAGCGGCTACAAAAGGAAAACAAGCCTGCCGCGGCAGAAAGAGTTAGAAAGCTCCATGAAGAGATAGTGGCTATGCTAGGAGAAACCCCATGA
- a CDS encoding class I SAM-dependent methyltransferase, with amino-acid sequence MQKIISREISQALWTAYSGNLADRARDLWNKCSTELDSLIIDKYLDIGSGTGNNTMIFGRNSRVIVSLDIKKPKETALKKISSSHLLVGDGSNMPFDSATFDLVSSFAVIEYMVDPKSFLKENFRVLKPGGCCVIQTPNLLFPIDLHTGFPGIFFVPTKIRNFFLKNTQFWWVRKIYLHSLKRIVKHILELQPKAQLVIKKVNYSPILISQNIRSIYNAALKTGALNLIPLGYIVIIKTPTLDK; translated from the coding sequence ATGCAAAAGATAATTAGTCGGGAGATAAGTCAAGCTTTATGGACTGCCTACAGCGGTAACTTGGCAGACAGGGCAAGAGATCTCTGGAACAAATGTTCAACGGAACTCGACAGCTTAATCATTGACAAGTATTTGGACATCGGTTCAGGCACCGGCAATAATACAATGATTTTTGGGCGGAACTCTCGCGTAATTGTCAGTTTAGATATCAAAAAGCCAAAAGAAACTGCTCTCAAAAAGATTTCTTCATCTCATCTGCTTGTAGGCGATGGCTCAAATATGCCGTTTGATAGTGCTACTTTTGATTTAGTAAGCTCCTTTGCTGTCATAGAATACATGGTAGACCCAAAGAGTTTTCTTAAAGAGAATTTTAGGGTTTTAAAACCTGGCGGATGTTGTGTGATTCAAACTCCAAATTTGCTTTTTCCAATAGACCTCCACACAGGATTTCCAGGCATTTTTTTTGTCCCAACTAAAATTCGAAATTTTTTTCTAAAAAATACACAATTTTGGTGGGTAAGAAAAATCTATTTACACAGTTTAAAAAGAATCGTAAAACACATTCTTGAACTTCAACCAAAGGCTCAATTGGTCATCAAAAAAGTAAATTATTCACCCATATTAATTTCACAGAACATCAGGTCAATATATAATGCCGCCCTAAAAACTGGCGCGCTTAATTTAATCCCCTTAGGCTACATAGTAATTATTAAAACACCTACGCTTGACAAATAA
- a CDS encoding DUF2110 family protein, which produces MTNLTLLVKASHNVQIKQIDALLQDEFSELDVEAKILGTPQNRWVQVYVSGEDEAIATSFLRKKIGLCPVTLDNIEDGAVLKGYLSKVDLTKEELKVDVGVLQPAPTLATVSLASLRTQLFGGEKVDLKRIAQNFALAEGLPIYVKITKGELGLSAELAPEQVEKLLGWRQSLLDRLIVLAVSKETVDDVLERTHLSRDVISVEPLGLFEYALTCKLGTDAAGLVSRLGRYMRYGIFVVFNAKRSYGVIG; this is translated from the coding sequence ATGACCAACTTAACCCTGCTTGTGAAAGCATCTCACAATGTCCAAATCAAACAAATCGACGCCCTACTCCAAGACGAATTCTCAGAGTTAGATGTAGAAGCCAAAATATTGGGCACACCCCAAAACCGCTGGGTCCAAGTCTACGTTTCAGGCGAAGACGAAGCCATCGCTACCAGCTTTTTGCGTAAAAAAATCGGTCTCTGCCCCGTCACACTCGACAACATAGAGGACGGCGCCGTCTTGAAGGGTTACCTCTCAAAAGTTGACCTGACCAAAGAGGAACTCAAAGTTGATGTAGGCGTGCTTCAACCCGCCCCGACTTTGGCTACTGTTTCGTTGGCTTCTCTGCGGACACAACTGTTTGGAGGCGAAAAAGTTGATCTTAAGCGGATTGCGCAGAATTTCGCCTTAGCCGAAGGCTTACCCATATACGTGAAGATAACTAAAGGCGAGTTGGGTTTGTCGGCTGAGTTGGCGCCTGAGCAAGTTGAAAAGTTGCTTGGTTGGCGGCAGTCTCTTTTAGATAGGCTTATTGTCTTGGCTGTCTCCAAGGAGACGGTTGATGACGTTTTGGAACGGACTCATCTTAGTCGAGACGTTATTTCGGTGGAGCCTTTGGGGCTCTTTGAGTATGCGTTGACGTGTAAGTTGGGAACGGATGCGGCTGGGTTGGTTTCGCGGCTTGGGCGTTATATGCGTTATGGTATATTTGTGGTTTTTAACGCAAAACGGAGCTACGGGGTTATCGGTTAA
- a CDS encoding multiprotein bridging factor aMBF1: protein MRCEVCGRKIHTDPVHAIIEGARLTVCVGCSKHGTVITREEAAATLVSSPQKPSPTKSTMHLPTIQRKPPVAQVQITTELVDGYATIIRNAREKLGLSHEDLGKKINEKASLLRHIETGKAAPNNQLANKLEHALKITLMVPIADEKVQTLPKSASDGLTLGDLIELGKGGEEAPSKRKLS from the coding sequence ATGAGATGCGAAGTCTGCGGACGCAAAATCCACACTGACCCCGTACATGCAATTATTGAAGGAGCCAGACTTACAGTCTGTGTAGGTTGCTCAAAACATGGCACAGTTATTACTCGCGAAGAAGCAGCAGCGACCCTTGTTTCGTCTCCGCAGAAGCCCTCTCCAACTAAATCCACTATGCACTTGCCAACAATCCAACGTAAGCCGCCCGTAGCTCAAGTTCAAATCACTACTGAACTCGTAGATGGCTACGCTACCATAATCCGTAACGCACGCGAAAAACTTGGGTTGTCACATGAGGATTTGGGCAAAAAAATCAATGAGAAGGCTTCCCTTCTTCGTCACATCGAAACCGGCAAAGCCGCACCTAACAATCAGCTCGCCAACAAATTAGAGCACGCGCTCAAAATCACGTTGATGGTGCCAATAGCTGACGAAAAAGTCCAGACTTTACCTAAATCGGCAAGTGACGGTTTAACTTTGGGGGACCTCATCGAGTTAGGTAAAGGCGGAGAGGAGGCACCCAGTAAACGAAAGCTATCCTAG
- a CDS encoding pseudouridine synthase yields the protein MENQLGKIRSIADYQFGKGVGAKLFPSTVQIVLSPRTGRIRYINLDGERLATLRPTDGVLSLSIKAAETIAKNIPEAKCFVTVKNDVAAYIAKGGDVFAVHVVKVDDEVGAKDEVIAVDEDGKVLAVGRTLLSSAEMRAFKTGVAVKIRHGAVES from the coding sequence ATGGAGAATCAACTGGGCAAAATCCGAAGCATAGCAGATTACCAATTCGGCAAAGGCGTCGGCGCCAAACTATTTCCAAGCACAGTTCAAATCGTGCTCTCACCCCGAACAGGACGCATCCGATACATCAACCTCGACGGCGAACGCCTCGCTACCCTGCGACCCACCGACGGCGTGCTATCGCTAAGCATCAAAGCTGCAGAGACCATCGCAAAAAATATCCCCGAAGCCAAATGTTTTGTCACAGTCAAAAACGACGTGGCAGCTTACATAGCTAAAGGCGGAGACGTCTTCGCAGTCCACGTAGTCAAAGTCGATGACGAAGTGGGCGCTAAAGATGAAGTCATCGCAGTGGATGAGGACGGCAAGGTTTTGGCTGTTGGACGCACCCTGCTATCCAGCGCTGAGATGCGGGCGTTCAAAACTGGTGTTGCCGTGAAAATTCGACATGGCGCCGTGGAAAGTTAA
- a CDS encoding transcription factor, which yields MLSTIDDATLTKVALALGEEDAVKLIEHLKGVEEITDDEIANKTGIRLNSVRKILYKLYDHSLVSLRRTRDPKTGWFIFHWKLQPDQLEGFILSQKRRVLEKLNVRLEYEKNHDFYFCGCADCKRVPFEDAVELVFHCSSCGKPLVHYGNEVMIVKLSEKVEILRKELGE from the coding sequence ATGTTATCGACAATTGATGATGCAACTTTAACTAAAGTTGCTTTGGCCCTCGGCGAAGAAGACGCCGTTAAACTTATCGAGCACCTCAAAGGTGTCGAAGAAATCACTGACGACGAAATCGCCAACAAAACCGGTATACGCTTAAACTCGGTGCGCAAAATCCTCTACAAACTCTACGATCACTCGCTTGTGAGCCTTCGCCGAACACGAGACCCCAAAACGGGCTGGTTCATTTTTCACTGGAAACTCCAACCTGACCAGTTGGAAGGATTCATACTTAGCCAAAAACGCCGCGTACTTGAAAAACTCAACGTACGCTTAGAATACGAAAAGAACCATGACTTCTACTTCTGCGGCTGCGCTGACTGCAAACGAGTGCCCTTTGAGGACGCCGTCGAATTGGTTTTTCACTGCTCCAGCTGCGGCAAACCCCTAGTTCACTATGGCAACGAAGTTATGATAGTGAAGCTTTCTGAAAAAGTCGAGATTCTAAGGAAGGAACTCGGTGAGTGA
- the hflX gene encoding GTPase HflX, whose amino-acid sequence MLAQRRLNREESSLPELRSLAQSAGYTIVGTLEQTRRPDARYQIGAGKVEELAKLVEETGAEKVIFDNQLRTLQCYNLAKATRVEVIDRFQLILELFNRRATTTEAQLQIQLATLKNELKHAREKVRLSKGSEQPGFMGLGAYEADVYKDAIKLQVQTILKKLAVIRKKRILQRERRTELGFQTISLAGYTSSGKSTLFNALTAEQAMVDKSLFTTLSTQTRMIEFSRRRFLLTDTVGFIDRLPLGLIEAFHSTLEETIYADLIVLVVDLSEPLETIEKKNQVCLETIDRLGASGIPMVTALNKIDLLNPEERDQKMGALKPNIKNPILLSAKCQTNLDELKRHIVRVLEKYIHAQFTVPLSGNIMPFISWVHQKTDIHKENYTNTDVEVVFEAAPSVVEQVKRKVEELNGTFQTNPAPK is encoded by the coding sequence ATCCTAGCGCAGCGTAGGCTTAATCGTGAAGAATCCAGCCTGCCTGAACTCAGAAGCCTCGCCCAATCTGCGGGCTACACTATTGTAGGCACCCTTGAGCAGACCAGACGTCCCGATGCACGCTACCAGATTGGTGCGGGAAAAGTCGAGGAACTCGCAAAGCTGGTGGAGGAAACAGGCGCAGAGAAGGTTATTTTTGACAATCAGCTGCGCACGCTTCAATGTTACAACCTTGCCAAAGCCACCCGCGTCGAAGTCATCGACCGTTTCCAACTGATTTTGGAGCTTTTTAACCGACGCGCCACTACCACTGAGGCGCAATTGCAGATCCAGCTTGCCACGTTGAAAAATGAGCTTAAACATGCCCGAGAAAAAGTCCGTTTATCTAAAGGCAGCGAACAACCTGGCTTTATGGGATTGGGTGCTTATGAGGCAGACGTGTATAAGGACGCCATAAAACTTCAAGTCCAAACCATCCTCAAAAAGCTTGCAGTTATCCGAAAAAAACGCATTCTCCAACGGGAAAGACGAACCGAGTTAGGGTTCCAAACAATCTCGCTGGCAGGCTACACCAGCTCAGGCAAAAGCACCCTCTTCAACGCCTTGACCGCGGAGCAGGCAATGGTGGACAAAAGCCTCTTCACCACGCTTTCCACCCAAACCCGCATGATTGAGTTCTCGCGGCGAAGGTTTCTCTTAACTGACACAGTAGGTTTCATTGATCGTCTTCCCCTCGGTTTGATTGAGGCGTTTCATTCGACGCTGGAAGAAACCATATACGCCGACTTAATCGTGCTTGTCGTTGACCTCAGCGAACCACTAGAGACTATTGAGAAGAAGAATCAAGTGTGCCTCGAGACTATTGATCGGCTTGGCGCTTCGGGCATTCCTATGGTGACGGCGCTCAACAAAATCGACCTCTTAAACCCAGAGGAGCGCGACCAAAAAATGGGTGCCCTCAAGCCAAACATAAAAAACCCGATTCTGCTTTCAGCTAAATGCCAAACTAACCTCGATGAACTAAAACGCCACATTGTTCGGGTGCTCGAGAAATATATTCATGCCCAATTCACCGTACCCCTTAGCGGTAACATTATGCCTTTCATCTCGTGGGTTCATCAGAAAACCGATATTCATAAAGAAAACTATACCAACACCGATGTAGAAGTCGTCTTTGAAGCGGCTCCCTCCGTGGTGGAGCAAGTTAAACGGAAAGTGGAAGAACTCAATGGAACATTCCAAACCAACCCCGCCCCCAAGTAA
- a CDS encoding glycosyltransferase family 39 protein, whose product MERQSLGALLQRHYQLIIILTAALLITVSMGGYTNWDSQLEFEAAQNILNHGFPTVTTGLIINQPPLGFYLDAPLFLAFGADYNVGVWISAAFGVAAVALVYVLGNLLYGKRTGLVAAGLFAVLPWHAYISKIFLIDNQCLFFSLLFLAVAIIAIRQNSDRKLLAAGMLFGVAFLIKLFAVFMLVPLLLIVFFQRATFKVTLRRVLMFLAPTAILQAVWFGGFANQHFWGVYFTSDFTHPVLIADPNPLFLPRLLIEGGGWYLFLAALLALSVTVLFGRALRGRRWPDAVCLGTIATIMGLDLLLVFGFHLLVPYVSAFKYNYFTIPFFCLLAASIADKGSLMLETAEPRLRQKTLGLLTVGAGLSLVLASLVWSIQLLMAWSGFIAFEVDSNAHYFPLDVYSAPLDMGFFGVAHNVAFVLLVFGLAWPLLVWVLKKPIGWLVMVLQS is encoded by the coding sequence TTGGAACGGCAAAGTCTAGGGGCGCTGCTACAGAGGCATTACCAGTTAATCATCATATTAACCGCAGCCCTCCTCATCACCGTCTCAATGGGTGGCTACACAAATTGGGACAGCCAACTTGAATTTGAAGCCGCCCAAAACATCCTAAACCACGGCTTCCCAACCGTAACCACAGGGCTCATCATCAATCAGCCGCCGCTGGGCTTCTACCTCGACGCACCCCTCTTTCTGGCGTTCGGAGCAGACTACAATGTGGGCGTGTGGATTTCCGCCGCGTTTGGAGTCGCCGCCGTCGCACTCGTCTATGTCCTGGGCAACCTGCTATATGGGAAACGTACAGGGTTGGTGGCAGCGGGGCTTTTTGCGGTTTTGCCATGGCATGCCTACATCTCAAAGATTTTCCTAATCGACAACCAATGCCTCTTCTTTAGCCTCCTCTTCTTAGCCGTAGCCATCATAGCAATACGGCAGAATTCTGATCGGAAACTGCTGGCAGCGGGGATGCTTTTTGGGGTGGCGTTTTTGATTAAGCTCTTTGCCGTGTTTATGCTGGTTCCGTTGCTGCTGATTGTGTTCTTCCAACGTGCCACCTTCAAAGTGACCCTGCGAAGGGTTCTGATGTTTTTGGCGCCCACAGCCATTTTGCAAGCCGTTTGGTTTGGGGGATTTGCTAACCAACATTTTTGGGGAGTCTACTTCACAAGCGACTTCACCCACCCCGTGCTCATCGCTGACCCTAACCCGCTGTTTCTACCCCGACTGCTCATAGAAGGCGGCGGCTGGTACCTGTTTTTAGCGGCGCTACTGGCTCTATCAGTTACGGTGCTGTTTGGGCGTGCTCTTAGAGGACGTCGATGGCCCGACGCCGTCTGCCTCGGCACCATCGCAACCATCATGGGGTTGGATTTGCTGTTGGTGTTTGGGTTTCATCTGCTGGTGCCCTACGTGAGCGCCTTCAAATACAACTACTTCACCATTCCCTTCTTCTGCCTCCTCGCGGCATCCATAGCCGACAAAGGCAGCCTAATGCTTGAAACTGCAGAACCTCGGTTGCGGCAGAAGACTTTGGGGCTCTTGACTGTCGGGGCAGGACTGAGCTTGGTTTTAGCTTCGCTTGTTTGGAGCATTCAGCTTCTTATGGCGTGGAGCGGCTTTATCGCGTTTGAAGTAGATTCCAACGCTCACTATTTCCCCCTCGATGTCTACTCGGCTCCTTTGGACATGGGCTTTTTTGGGGTAGCCCACAACGTTGCCTTTGTGTTGTTGGTGTTTGGTTTGGCGTGGCCGCTGCTGGTGTGGGTGTTAAAGAAGCCTATTGGCTGGTTAGTTATGGTGCTTCAAAGCTAA
- a CDS encoding M42 family metallopeptidase — MSLNQTLEKLSNACGVTGRETPVKDLMIEHLTPYADEIKVDRLDNVIALKKGKANAPKIMLAAHMDEVGLMVKTINKNGFLQFSKMGGIDDRILLAQKVNIHSKNGVYPGIIGSKPPHIQKEEERKKIISFDELFIDVGAENKDAVAAMGIAVGDPISFDIKYQNVGNDVVIGKAFDNRAGCVTMIEAMRLLKDSDCTVCAVGTVQEEVGLRGAGTAAFGVDPDLAIALDVTIAGDVPGVREYDTTVKMGKGPALTISDSGLITHPKILRWLMETAQQQTIPYQIEAGLLGSTDASRISLTRQGIPCGNISIPTRYIHSPAGMLSLKDIENSAKLAAAAIQTATQFF, encoded by the coding sequence TTGTCACTAAACCAAACCTTAGAGAAACTCTCCAACGCCTGCGGAGTCACAGGCAGAGAAACCCCAGTCAAAGACCTAATGATAGAACACCTCACACCCTACGCAGACGAAATCAAAGTAGACCGCTTAGACAACGTCATCGCCCTCAAAAAAGGCAAAGCAAACGCGCCCAAAATTATGTTAGCAGCCCACATGGACGAAGTCGGCTTAATGGTTAAAACCATCAACAAAAACGGATTTCTCCAATTCAGCAAAATGGGCGGCATAGACGACCGCATACTTCTCGCACAAAAAGTCAACATCCACTCCAAAAACGGCGTCTACCCAGGCATCATCGGCTCCAAACCGCCGCATATCCAAAAAGAAGAGGAACGCAAAAAAATCATCTCATTTGACGAACTCTTCATTGACGTTGGTGCAGAAAACAAAGATGCCGTTGCAGCTATGGGCATAGCCGTCGGCGACCCCATAAGCTTTGATATAAAATACCAAAACGTAGGCAACGACGTCGTCATCGGCAAAGCTTTTGATAACCGCGCTGGATGCGTCACTATGATTGAGGCCATGCGGCTACTCAAGGACAGCGACTGCACTGTGTGCGCCGTAGGAACCGTACAAGAAGAAGTGGGACTACGGGGTGCAGGAACCGCGGCGTTTGGCGTCGACCCCGACTTAGCCATCGCCCTTGACGTAACCATCGCAGGTGACGTTCCCGGAGTTCGAGAATATGACACTACAGTCAAAATGGGCAAGGGACCCGCCCTCACGATTAGCGACTCTGGCTTAATTACTCACCCCAAGATTCTTCGGTGGCTCATGGAAACCGCGCAGCAACAAACCATACCCTACCAAATAGAAGCGGGCCTACTGGGCAGCACCGACGCCTCACGCATCTCTCTTACACGGCAAGGCATCCCCTGCGGAAACATATCCATCCCCACCCGCTACATCCACAGCCCCGCGGGAATGCTAAGCTTAAAAGACATAGAAAACAGCGCAAAACTCGCCGCCGCAGCCATCCAAACCGCCACCCAATTCTTCTAG
- a CDS encoding MFS transporter, giving the protein MLNTKTTVKAFFVILCIMGLFAILSSTMSKNPVLKPFASSIGTPDDLLGVVAAASTIPGILISLPAASLSDILGRRKMLLVSAFIFASAPFLYLGVTSWWTLMLVRFYHGFATAIFMPVAEAAIAELYPTKRGERISLFNSATAVGRALAPFLGGYILFATNESFFSLYVSVGIAGVTAFAIALIFLAEKRNLKDAPKGVERSTRRMFSGWRTIIKNTPVLGVSFVQASQYYVFGAVEFFLVGYLTDVVGLNLFYIGVITGSQIVALVIARPLIGRASDKLGRNKPILAGIIASCIIIGAIPFTTAFPVLLALVVTYGVAFAAVLSSTTPLVADLVPATLVGASMGFLSTMMDVGQTLGPIICGVIFATSLRYAGMFLSLSVVLAVSVAVFLLTKRRV; this is encoded by the coding sequence ATGCTTAACACAAAAACAACCGTCAAAGCATTCTTTGTTATTCTATGCATAATGGGGTTGTTTGCCATTTTGAGTTCAACGATGTCTAAAAACCCTGTTCTAAAACCGTTTGCCTCAAGCATCGGAACACCCGACGACTTACTGGGCGTGGTCGCGGCAGCCTCAACAATCCCCGGTATACTAATCAGTTTACCCGCAGCCTCGCTATCCGACATCTTGGGCAGACGCAAAATGCTCCTCGTCTCCGCCTTCATTTTTGCCTCGGCACCCTTCCTCTACTTGGGGGTCACATCATGGTGGACGCTGATGCTGGTGCGGTTCTATCACGGGTTTGCAACCGCGATTTTTATGCCCGTAGCCGAAGCCGCCATCGCAGAATTGTACCCTACAAAACGTGGCGAACGCATCTCGCTCTTCAACTCCGCAACCGCCGTCGGCAGAGCTTTAGCGCCGTTTCTTGGCGGCTACATACTGTTTGCGACTAATGAGAGCTTCTTTTCACTCTACGTTTCAGTGGGCATCGCAGGCGTAACAGCGTTTGCAATAGCCCTGATTTTCCTCGCAGAAAAAAGAAACCTCAAAGATGCGCCAAAAGGGGTTGAGCGGTCTACCCGAAGAATGTTTAGCGGCTGGCGCACCATCATAAAAAACACGCCAGTGCTAGGCGTTAGTTTTGTGCAAGCCAGCCAATATTACGTGTTTGGCGCAGTCGAGTTCTTTTTGGTAGGCTACCTCACCGATGTGGTTGGGCTGAACTTGTTCTATATTGGAGTAATCACGGGCAGCCAGATCGTAGCCTTAGTTATTGCGCGTCCCCTCATTGGCAGAGCCTCTGATAAGCTGGGCAGAAATAAACCCATCTTAGCAGGAATCATAGCAAGCTGCATAATCATTGGAGCCATCCCCTTTACCACGGCGTTTCCAGTGTTGCTTGCGCTTGTAGTAACCTACGGAGTAGCCTTCGCCGCAGTGCTCTCATCCACCACACCCCTCGTCGCCGATTTAGTTCCCGCAACGCTGGTAGGCGCGTCTATGGGGTTCTTATCCACCATGATGGATGTAGGCCAAACCCTAGGCCCCATCATCTGCGGAGTAATATTTGCCACGTCACTGCGCTACGCAGGCATGTTCCTCTCGCTTAGCGTCGTCTTAGCGGTTTCAGTGGCAGTGTTTCTGCTCACAAAACGCCGAGTTTAG